The genomic stretch atcctttgactcggggtttgctccttcatagaacAGATAATAAATCTCTGCCTCAATCATCCTATGATTCGGGCAAGCATCTAGCAATCCTTTAAACCGCGACCAATATTGACTTAGAGACTCGTCgtactcctgcttacactccacgATTTCCTTCTTGAGAGTGTTTGTCTTGTtcgaagggaaaaagtaatccaggAACTCCAGcttgaaatctctccatatACGGATGGAATCCTGAGGCAGTCTCAGCAGCCATGCATTGGCCTCTCCCTTCAAGGCGAAcggaattgcacgtaggcggTAATCCTCTTCTGTTGTGTcgttgggccttttctgaatactgcacagcttgctaaactcatttaaaaactcatatggacactcgttcctacgcccggagaacgtcggtagaatgcttagcacatttgttttaatatcgatggccctctgacgcggattcataactatagtctgggctggctcaccatctagatgggcagtgagcgaaccgatctccggaTCTGGATCGACTACGTGTGCCATGTCTCTGATCCTCGTCTCCTCTGTTTCTGTTTCAGAAGATGACGTGGGATCTtcccttcctgacgaactccaatcctcgtcactttctgaaccaaacggaaatggatctcgcgtagataatcccgatctggtggtgaccgtagatgctgtctCTCTGACCTGCCAAGTAAACcgatcgttcctccacccagatgagttaccccagtgtccaaaccgtgagcccctgctcataaactgaaaataaagaaaaaggaaaaaaatcaaaaatatgtATGCCAAAATCTTCTAAACACACTCGTaaattacgccatccatccccggcaacgacgccatttgaatCTTGCCTAAGGAAACagtgtgtgcttttgtgctaggtcaagctctcagatccagagaatccgctagatcacaatgtctaggaactcagaggattctggaagtctcggtcgtcggacacactaATTCTGCATtaaaaaaccctcaacccgctatactatgaattagtacagggaagtagggatcgatcccacgaagatggacgcgtaagaatgCATTCAAAAGACTCTGGAAAggtgaatggctgctgccacgcaaatttgggttgaggcaACTATTACTAGACCTATGGataaaatctaacactagacctaggaaattgAAAACATCATGCAGACACGGATTTTCATTTAAACAGCAATAACTCAAACGAActtccttgacctagtaaacGGCTAACTAATTtagctaaacagaaagcaacgtgcagtggggaccatcttCCAGAAACTGCAAGTACGGAAataaagctgcagataacaaactAAGGATTTAACTAACATCGACGTACATCTCATTACCTGATTTAAACGCGAACATGAAGCAAACAAAGTAAATAttcagattcaaacagaatataaaagtttggacgtcggaaacttgcgattagccggaaataaaacagatctacatatactagacgaagggAAACAAAAACACTGAAACGAGACATCAACTACGATCAACTATGTTTCAGATCCACCCGCCGGATgtttaatccactccggatccaagcaatccgaacccaaccaCAAACAAAATCAACTTCATAAACTCCGATTTGACTAATCTGTTTCGATCACAACAACTAACCACTGCTATACTCCGACTCTACAGATCAGCGCAAAAAGCATCCTGATCAGTAAACAACgacaaactcaaaacaaatacCATCCATGCCACGAAATCAACAGCATCAAAGCAGAAAACAGGAATTGCACAGATCACGATAATGCGACGGAAAacagagccgagcttcgaacagtgaagttcggtgaaattcacaggagcaaaatgaaattaaaacaataaattgtatcttcgccccacgcgaggacggtgttacacaacAACTAACGGAAAGTAAAACCCGAAACCCCTGCCTATTCTCGGAATTCtcaagtgtgtagaagtgtaTGAGTGAGCTCCGAGCTGAAAGCAAAAGTTTTTTTCCCAGTTTTTATAGGTGCGGATGTGATCTTCCagaagccttcgcagaaatctcaaTTCTGCCATTCAGCTTTGCGATCTCCTCTGTCTGGTCATTTTTTCCTTCATACTGCTCGCTTTATCGTCAATTTCCTTCCACCATGCAATTGTCCTATtttcttcctggacctggtgaaaccttctacacacctggcttaaaaaatgcgttagaccccgtaaatgcatgaattccataaaatgatatatttcgtccatagaatgataggttattaggttatcaccataaatatgggttatcatatgatcacatcatatatatatatatatatgggtgtgatcaattgctaactttctcaagttgctaacttgctaactcatcaacgcagtgtaATAAAATATATGGGTGTGATCAATATAacgcacccatatatatatatatatatggtcgtTGCCTACAAATAGACTTTCTTTCTATTAACACATTTTTTAtcacttttttactttattaattgtatAATAAAATTCATGCCATtctaaatatttctatttttaaagaagCAGAttaagaataataaaaaataggaaataaaaaataaatatgacaaACGTCGATGGACAACGAAAAGATAGTTAGTGACAAATAATGATAGATGCGGACGTTGGGATGTGGTCAAATACACACTTTAAATATTTTacaactccaaactatgatctgaatCGTtaaacagatgataaaataccaacaataaaaaatgtcaacacaatataaacggttgatgttgtattagacattttttattactattattttatcatcagttgacattttttaatgaTTCAAATCATAATATagaatttgtacaatatttagagtttgtatagACTGAGattagtagtatattatttGTGTAGCACAGGTTAAAAAGACTACATAGCTGATAAAATATTAGAGAGAAGCGAAAAGCCAAAAAGCGAAGCGACTAAACAAAACTTATGGGATAAAGCAGTAGGTAAAACTGTAAACGGAATTTTACGAAAGGCGCAACAGATCTGTAACTATGGAAGTAAAGTCGAATATTTTATCTTCACCTACTTTGAATAGCGTGCCCACATCAcgttaatattttattctctccgTATGCTACTACATCAGCTCTACCGCCGACCTTTTGCATTATTGCACAACTTTCACATTCTCACTCCTCAATACGTGCTACTAAGTATATCAAATAATTAAACTATTACTGTATAATTTGGATTACTGAATCATCTGATGATGGAGTCGGCCGCTGAACGCCGCCTGAGATTGATTCAGACCCATCTCATTCCCGACCTCGATCAATCTTCGTTTCCGATTTCTGCCAATCCCTCCGCCGGTGAATTCTTTATCGGTActatttttttcctcttttttttttaaatgttgatTTCTGCGTATCGTTGGAATTCAATAGAGTAATATTTTAGGCTTTTCTTTTGAGTAGTGCTTTTCCCTTTCTTGCTCTCCTTTTTCCTGTAGCAAAAGTTTCCTTTTTATGGAAAGTTATTGGTCGGATTCTGGGATTTAGCTTTTTGCACTTCACAATTCGgaatcaatttatttttatttttgatctATATACTTATGATTTCAGCATCTCTATGGGTTCCTCTACTTTGTTGAAGACGACTCACTTGAAATACCTCATCTTTGTTACTAATATCCCTttcgtgtgtgtgtgtgtgcgtgccGGGGGAGGAAAGATCAGATTGGTGGTTGTAGTTGGGACGGACACAGAAAGTTCTCCTCCCAGAATATTGTTTACAAGCGATTCGGTTCATGATGTGGGCTTTGCATGGTTGATTGCCAaagtttgaaaattgaaatatccTAGTACTCTAGTACCCCCTTCGTCCCGCCTCAAGTGAGACactccttttcggcacgggattttagaaAGTGTTATGTGGTGAAataaagatagaataaaatagaagaaagaaaaaagtagagagactAAAGTGTTGGTTTTGCCAAAAAATTAAATGCGCGTGGGCTTATGCCCTCTAATCCCTTTCTACAAAAATAAGCGGATGTGCTAAAGTAACTTTTATTTGGATGTTGGAGAAGGATAAAAGAGATTAATTGAGAACAAATGACGTTTCTAGATTTGCTACATTATTGGATTCTTCATGCTAAGCTTCTCTTCTTCGAGGATTTTTTATATACGTTCATCTGCACATTGGTTATGAAATCCTGAATCAGAATGCCTCAGCTGCAAAGGCAGCCTTCCATCATGCTTTTTCTGTCATGAGTAAAATAGGTTTACCGTTTACCTGATGATAGAGCTTCCTCTTGGAGTTTGAAAATTATGGGGTCTTTGCTTGAAAGTTCATATATTCTATTACTAGCTACCTTTTACAATCTAAGGAGTTTACTCTTCTAGTGTCCGTTTAGTTCAAGACTGACAGATTTTAATGTTATACAGACCAGAAGTACAGTGTAGTTCTTCCAGAGAGATTGCAAACGGGTAAATGGAATGTGTACAGGTGGAAGGTTTACTCTTTCCTTGTTGcctatttcatactccctctgtcccgctaCAAGTGATTGCTTTCTTTTGGGCTCAAGATTTAAGACAATATATTTATTGAGTTAAGTGgagtgagaataaagtaagagagagtaaatgtGTTGTTTTATGCTAAAAATGGAAATCAAACATTGTAGGGGACAATTAAAAAAagggaaatcaatcacttgtagtcggatggagggagtatatgttattTTTCGGTAGACTTATTTGTTCCTCTCCTGGCTACTCGTACCTGACAAATCATGCATTGTTTCCTTCATATAGATCCGCCCGTTCTCCATTGAAGCGTGTTGATAGATTCCCTGATCATCCAGAGATTGGCTCGTTGCATGATATTTTTGTGTGAGAATGTTTGCCCTTCTCCCCTTCACTACATTGCTAAGATGTCTACTCCTATATATTCCTTTTTCGTTTTTGATGAATAATACACATGTGCTCAGTTTCATGTCTCCAGCTTATCCCATTGCTGATACTCATCCTCTtgctttttcatttaatttgttgGTAACTTCAGACACTCTGTTGAAAGTTTCCAAGACTACAAATATTTGGGTACACGCATACGGATAGATGGGACTGTTGGAGAGTAAGTTTATTGGAAAGCTTTGCTTTCTCAGGTCATAAGGAAATAAAAGGCTATTGACTTTATTTTATGTGCATATCCTTTTTTGTTATGCAGTTACAAGTGGATGACATATGGAGAGGCAGGTACTGCTCGATCAGCAATAGGTTCAGGACTTTGGCATCATAGATTACAACCAGTAAGCAAACTTTGTCACTTCCATTTCCCGTTCCATCAATTCTCTTGCAAGGTACTTTTTGAATCTGTATTCATTATTTATCCGCTCGGGCAATCTGAATATCAAAATACTTCAAAGTAAGTGAAACGGAGATTTTTTAGTGATTAGACTTAGTTTTCGAGCAGTAACAACAAAATCCTAAGGACCCTTCTTTTTAtgtgtttaaattttgtaaCATCCACCTACCTTTTTCTTTTGTGAAAAAGTTAACCCGAATATAATAAGTAATTCTTTTAAACCTGAATATTGCTCACTTTAAGACACTGACATTTTTTTCCGGAGCAGGGAGCCTGTGTTGgactttattttatcaatagGCCAGAATGGATGATTGTGGATCACGCCTGCTCAGCATTTTCGTACATATCAGTTCCTTTATATGACACCCTTGGTGTGTAGCCGTGTAGGTGCAAATCAGTTGAGTTTTCTCTAGTATAGTCAAGTCCATTGATTTTGTAGTCTTTCGATGCATCTGCAGGTCCTGATGCTGTTAAGTATATTGTGAATCATGCTGAGATACAGGCCATTTTCTGTGTGCCAAGTACCTTAAACACTGTGAGTCTTTTAACAGCTCCTCAGTTCTAGAACTTTTGGGTTAATTGGCTACATGAGTTCTACGACAAACTACTATAAACTGAACACTTGTTTCCAGTTTTTTCTTCTGCTCGGCTTTTGTGAATGAAATAATATGTCAAGAAGGCCCCCATTTCTAATCTAGAATCTAGATCTACCAAAGCATGTTACATATTAAATCATCCATATCATCTTATGTAGCATGTaagtttacatttttttattctgCTGAATGAGAACAAATAGTATGCAATGTGTAATCTTGATGTAGTTATTTATATGAGTCTCCTCAtttaagtgtgtgtgtgtgtaaaaatTGCAGCTACTAAGCTTCCTGTCCGAGATTCCTTCTGTACGTGTAATAGTGGTATGCCCATATACATACATTTAATTACTTATATTCTTGTACTACATTATTCCTCTTTTTCATGTTGTTTTAACTTCCAGTAATTGATTTGTGAATGGTATAGGTAGTTGGAGGGGTAGATGAACATCTACCATCTCTACCCTCTGCTACAGGAGTCAAGCTTGTTTCATACACAATGCTACTTAGTCAGGTATTGCCTTACGATTTTCTTTTTTCTGATGCTATGTGTTACCATTTATATTGTAAAATGATGCAAAATTTTGGAGCATTCACTCCCTAGTATCctcatttttaatgtattaagtTTCTAACATATTGTATGTGTGCTTGTTTCACATTTTTGGTTGGATAAACAATCAGATTTTCTATTTATTGAGTAAAAGCTGTCTTCGATTACAAAAGCATCCCCAGACAATTGTTTCCTTGTCTTTTGAAATTCCTATATACCACTTGCAGTGCAGTGCTTCAGTTCACAGTATTCTGAGAAGAACCACAACAATCACATGTATAGAGATGGGTATAATAAATTATTCTACAGAAAATGTGGGTAGATGAATTGCTTTAATGCTAGGTGGGCCTGTGAGTTGGTTGTGAGTTGGTTCTTGGGGTCCTCAGGGAGCTGGAATCAAGGGGGTTGGGAGTCCAGATGGTGGTGGTTCAGTCTACGTCTAGAATGACGGTGCTGGAAGTGTTGTGAtggaaattatttatatataggtAGAGGTGAGATTCAAACATGATGTCTTATTTATCTAGGCTTGTATAGCATGTTGAATGAAAATGATCATGAAAGAAGAGTACCATTTTAAATGAAACAGTTATAATTGCTTGAAATGCATAGGATTGCGAAAGATTTATCATTGGGTAGCTACTTCTTTATGGTCACTTCATTTTTTGAATGACAAAATCTGTTATTGACCTGGTAGCTATCACACATTATTTTAATCCATGAATAGGAATTACTTTTAATCTTAGTCTCTACTATCTTGCGAATGGCTTCTTTACCTCCACCTTAGTGGTGCTAATACAGACTTGCCCACCATCATTGCATTTTTTACCTGATGAATTTTTCTATTTGCTGACAAAGTCAGTGGGTAAAAGGTCTATTATTGAAAGCTAAAACTGTTGAATTTAGGGTAGCAGTAACATGCGTCCATTTTGCCCTCCCAGATCTGAAGATGTAGCCACTATATGCTATACGAGTGGTACCACTGGGACACCAAAGGTAGCTCTCTCACTTTTCTTCTTCGTATAGTATTATAGTTTGAGAGACACTTAAACAtttgattaaaataatatagCTCTTCTTTTTACTTCTTTTCTTACAATAGGGAGTTGTTCTATCGCATGGAAACTTGATATCAAGTGCTGCTGGCATGACCCTttcaatcaaattttattccTCGGATATGTGAGTTCTCTCTTGGAATATGAAGAGTTATTTTCACTCGCATCCCATGTTATGTCTGACATTACATTTTAATCAGTTACATATCTTATCTTCCCTTGGCACACATCTATGAACGAGCTAATCAAATCATGTCAGCATATTATGGAGTTGCCGTTGGCTTCTATCAGGGGGTATGTATTTCCTAGCTGTAGTAAATTGTTTCACTCCTGTTCTTATAAAATCCAATGAACTAAAGACTAAAAGAATCGTATTAGAAAGATAAAACTCCTCACTTGAACTCCAAGAAACTCTATTCCATTCCAACTGCAAAGTTGGATATTCCTGGTACATCTGAAGGGGTTTGATTTATCTGAAAGGGATGTTCTTGCATTGCTGTCTATCTGACATGAAACTATAAAAGTTTGTCTGCATTTTGGCTGTTTCTGAAGGCAAAGTATTATTCTACTTCTATTTGCAATGCAACCTCTGGACCTTCTGTTGAGTGAACTGGTTAAAAACAATTTATATGttattatttttgcaattttCCAATTAGTGGATCATGATGCACTAATTTGCAATGCTTCTTACTATGCACGAGTAAAGCAGGGATCTAAAAACAGGACCAGGATATGATATCTAAAAATTGTTCCTCTACTTAAGGAATCTTTTGTATGGTGAAATGAGCTTGTTGTACTGGTATAGTTGCTTTTATCATTCAGGAGCTTTATGTGTTTCCTAATTTACAGGATAACTTGAAATTGATGGATGACTTAGCTGCTCTAAGGCCCACTATATTTTCCAGTGTTCCTCGTCTATACAACAGAATATATGCTGGGTACATCTCTACAGTATTAAGAAATGATTGTTTTGAACTCTTCTGGTCAAGTGTCAAGGTGTTCtggttttctattttattttcttgtttttggttCCTTACAGAATAACTAATGCTGTTAAGTCTTCTGGTGTGCTGAAAGAGAGGTTATTTAATGCAGCCTACAATTCCAAGAGACAGGCTGTAATGAATGGTATGCTATACCTGAGACTGAAGCTGGGTGCCattgttttcttcttctttttcctttctccttttATTCTCATGTTACTTTGCAATCTATATCTTGCTTCTCAAGTTTCTTAATTACTTTCTATTGTGCAGAGTATAACATTTGATTCCTTCTTTCTTGTTTATGGTCTGTGTTTTAAATGATTATTTATTGATACTTGGttgtcatttttccatttgtgaGGTCGAAAGCCATCACCTATGTGGGATAGTCTGGTGTTCAATAAGATAAAGGATAAACTTGGTGGCCGCGTTCGTTACTTGACTTCAGGTGCTTCCCCGCTGTCTCCTGATGTGATGGAGTTCTTGAGGGtgtaagttttattttttagatatTCCTGTAGTCGGTATGGCTCAAGATAACTTTCAGTATTCACACTTGTGAAAACATGGCACATATATATAGGTGCTTTGGCTGCCCAGTGATTGAAGGATATGGCATGACAGAAACTTCATGTGTCATCAGcactatggatgaggatgacaACCTAACTGGTCATGTTGGGTCTCCCAACCCTGCATGTGGTAAGTCATTAAAAGAGATTTTCATGTATATGATATATCGCATTATAATGCatataaatctcaaatataaTACCAAGGATTTTGTTCATCCTTGGTATTATTTCCAGGAAAGGAGATTAAGAAAGAGTATGCTAGCACTTACTTTTGTGTTATGATTTTGAGCTTGTTCTAGAATCGACACTTGTACATTTAACTGGTTTTCCATTCCTCCAGAAATAAAGCTAGTTGATGTTCCCGAAATGAGTTATACCTCGGAGGATCAACCTCATCCTCGTGGGGAGATCTGTGTCAGAGGACATATCATTTTCCAAGGCTACTATAAAGATGAAGTTCAGACGTATTTATCTAACACTTGGAATTTGAATTTTCTGGATCATGTTTA from Salvia splendens isolate huo1 chromosome 4, SspV2, whole genome shotgun sequence encodes the following:
- the LOC121798909 gene encoding long chain acyl-CoA synthetase 6, peroxisomal-like isoform X1, yielding MMESAAERRLRLIQTHLIPDLDQSSFPISANPSAGEFFIDQKYSVVLPERLQTGKWNVYRSARSPLKRVDRFPDHPEIGSLHDIFVHSVESFQDYKYLGTRIRIDGTVGDYKWMTYGEAGTARSAIGSGLWHHRLQPGACVGLYFINRPEWMIVDHACSAFSYISVPLYDTLGPDAVKYIVNHAEIQAIFCVPSTLNTLLSFLSEIPSVRVIVVVGGVDEHLPSLPSATGVKLVSYTMLLSQGSSNMRPFCPPRSEDVATICYTSGTTGTPKGVVLSHGNLISSAAGMTLSIKFYSSDIYISYLPLAHIYERANQIMSAYYGVAVGFYQGDNLKLMDDLAALRPTIFSSVPRLYNRIYAGITNAVKSSGVLKERLFNAAYNSKRQAVMNGRKPSPMWDSLVFNKIKDKLGGRVRYLTSGASPLSPDVMEFLRVCFGCPVIEGYGMTETSCVISTMDEDDNLTGHVGSPNPACEIKLVDVPEMSYTSEDQPHPRGEICVRGHIIFQGYYKDEVQTREVVDDEGWLHTGDIGLWLPGGRLKIIDRKKNIFKLAQGEYIAPEKIENVYAKCKFVAQCFVYGDSLNSYLVAVICVDPDVLKEWAASENIKYEDLGQLCADPRAKAAVLDDMDAVGREAQLRGFEFVKAITLVPEPFTLENGLLTPTFKVKRPQAKEYFAQAIARMYTELSTSDPTGAPQKMF
- the LOC121798909 gene encoding long chain acyl-CoA synthetase 6, peroxisomal-like isoform X2, translating into MSKIDQKYSVVLPERLQTGKWNVYRSARSPLKRVDRFPDHPEIGSLHDIFVHSVESFQDYKYLGTRIRIDGTVGDYKWMTYGEAGTARSAIGSGLWHHRLQPGACVGLYFINRPEWMIVDHACSAFSYISVPLYDTLGPDAVKYIVNHAEIQAIFCVPSTLNTLLSFLSEIPSVRVIVVVGGVDEHLPSLPSATGVKLVSYTMLLSQGSSNMRPFCPPRSEDVATICYTSGTTGTPKGVVLSHGNLISSAAGMTLSIKFYSSDIYISYLPLAHIYERANQIMSAYYGVAVGFYQGDNLKLMDDLAALRPTIFSSVPRLYNRIYAGITNAVKSSGVLKERLFNAAYNSKRQAVMNGRKPSPMWDSLVFNKIKDKLGGRVRYLTSGASPLSPDVMEFLRVCFGCPVIEGYGMTETSCVISTMDEDDNLTGHVGSPNPACEIKLVDVPEMSYTSEDQPHPRGEICVRGHIIFQGYYKDEVQTREVVDDEGWLHTGDIGLWLPGGRLKIIDRKKNIFKLAQGEYIAPEKIENVYAKCKFVAQCFVYGDSLNSYLVAVICVDPDVLKEWAASENIKYEDLGQLCADPRAKAAVLDDMDAVGREAQLRGFEFVKAITLVPEPFTLENGLLTPTFKVKRPQAKEYFAQAIARMYTELSTSDPTGAPQKMF